In Brienomyrus brachyistius isolate T26 unplaced genomic scaffold, BBRACH_0.4 scaffold44, whole genome shotgun sequence, the following are encoded in one genomic region:
- the nipa2 gene encoding magnesium transporter NIPA2 isoform X2: MGQERGTYDFCIGLALAISSSIFIGGSFILKKKGLLRLARKGSMRAGQGGHAYLKEWLWWAGLLSMGVGEAANFAAYAFAPATLVTPLGALSVLVSAVLSSYFLSERLNLHGKLGCVLSILGSTTMVIHAPQEEEINSLKDMAGKLVDPGFVVFATFVVIVALILIFVVGPRHGQVNILVYITICSVIGALSVSCVKGLGITIKELFAGKPVFTNPLSWILLFSLVTCVSTQINYLNKALDIFNTSLVTPIYYVFFTTSVLTCSAILFKEWESMSASDIIGTISGFATIIIGIFLLHAFKDVNISLASLAVSIRKEERALPVSNGLSTHVAYELLDDTTVADVDDREASLPFDSVSRRNGSMVSS; encoded by the exons ATGGGGCAGGAGCGGGGCACCTATGACTTCTGCATCGGTTTGGCTCTGGCCATCAGTTCCAGCATCTTCATCGGTGGCAGTTTCATCTTGAAGAAGAAGGGCCTCCTTCGCCTGGCCCGGAAGGGCTCCATGCGGGCAG GCCAGGGAGGACACGCATATCTGAAAGAGTGGCTCTGGTGGGCTGGGTTATTGTCAA tggGAGTTGGTGAGGCTGCCAATTTTGCAGCTTATGCCTTTGCCCCCGCTACACTTGTCACCCCCCTGGGAGCACTCAGCGTCCTCGTGAG TGCTGTTCTGTCATCCTACTTCCTGTCCGAGAGGCTCAATCTCCATGGAAAGCTGGGCTGCGTGCTCAGCATCCTAGGATCCACAACCATGGTGATCCACGCCCCCCAGGAGGAGGAGATCAACAGCCTGAAGGACATGGCTGGCAAACTGGTTGACCCAG GGTTTGTTGTATTTGCTACATTCGTGGTCATCGTAGCACTTATACTGATTTTCGTTGTGGGACCTCGACATGGACAGGTCAACATATTAGTCTACATCACCATCTGCTCTGTGATCGGCGCCCTTTCTGTGTCCTGCGTGAAGGGTCTTGGCATCACAATTAAGGAGCTGTTTGCAGGAAAGCCAGTCTTCACCAATCCCTTGTCCTGGATCCTCCTCTTCAGCCTGGTTACGTGTGTGAGCACACAGATCAACTACCTGAACAAGGCTCTGGACATCTtcaacacctccctggtgacaCCCATTTACTACGTGTTCTTCACCACGTCGGTGCTCACGTGCTCGGCCATCCTCTTCAAGGAGTGGGAGAGCATGAGTGCCAGTGACATCATCGGCACCATCAGCGGCTTCGCCACCATCATCATAGGGATCTTCCTCCTCCACGCCTTCAAGGACGTCAACATCAGTCTGGCCAGCCTGGCCGTGTCCATCCGTAAAGAGGAGCGAGCCCTGCCAGTTTCCAATGGACTGTCGACACATGTTGCGTACGAACTTCTGGATGACACCACTGTAGCCGACGTGGACGACAGGGAGGCCAGTCTACCGTTCGACAGCGTCTCCAGGAGGAACGGCTCTATGGTCTCCTCGTAG